One genomic window of Cupriavidus oxalaticus includes the following:
- a CDS encoding acyl-CoA thioesterase, whose product MTATAAALSASAPIALHAFDDAIALEAAGENRFLGRTTPAYWNMIGPFGGITAATLLQAALLHPQRLGDPIALSVNFAGPIAEGPFEIEALPVRTNRSTQHWNLTLRQGDAVATTATAVFAVRRETWACGEAVMPEVPDADTLPAMGGFAPVRWLKSYDMRPVRGAKPTAEAGTEHPDSLTQFWLRDAPARTPDFAAVASWADSFYPRIFLKRAGFVPAGTVSMTTYFHADAPTLAALGDRHVLASAQAQVFQQGYFDQRAQLWSPAGQLLASSHQIVYYKE is encoded by the coding sequence ATGACTGCTACCGCTGCCGCCCTGTCCGCCTCCGCCCCCATCGCGCTGCATGCGTTCGACGACGCCATCGCCCTGGAGGCCGCCGGCGAAAATCGTTTCCTGGGCCGCACCACGCCGGCCTACTGGAACATGATCGGCCCGTTTGGCGGCATCACCGCCGCCACGCTGCTGCAGGCGGCGCTGCTGCATCCGCAACGGCTGGGCGACCCGATCGCGCTGTCGGTCAACTTTGCCGGCCCGATCGCCGAAGGCCCGTTCGAGATCGAGGCGCTGCCGGTGCGGACCAACCGCTCGACCCAGCACTGGAACCTGACGCTGCGCCAGGGCGATGCCGTGGCCACCACCGCCACCGCCGTGTTCGCGGTGCGCCGCGAGACCTGGGCCTGCGGCGAGGCGGTGATGCCCGAGGTGCCGGACGCCGACACGCTGCCGGCGATGGGCGGCTTTGCGCCGGTGCGCTGGCTCAAGTCCTATGACATGCGCCCGGTGCGCGGCGCCAAGCCGACCGCCGAGGCCGGCACCGAGCACCCCGACAGCCTGACCCAGTTCTGGCTGCGCGACGCGCCGGCGCGCACGCCGGACTTCGCCGCGGTGGCGTCATGGGCGGACAGCTTCTACCCGCGCATCTTCCTCAAGCGCGCGGGCTTCGTGCCGGCCGGCACGGTGTCGATGACCACGTATTTCCACGCCGATGCGCCCACGCTGGCGGCGCTGGGCGACCGCCACGTGCTGGCCAGCGCGCAGGCGCAGGTCTTCCAGCAGGGGTACTTCGACCAGCGCGCGCAGCTATGGAGCCCGGCTGGCCAGCTGCTGGCCAGCTCGCACCAGATCGTCTACTACAAGGAATAA